Genomic segment of Pochonia chlamydosporia 170 chromosome 1, whole genome shotgun sequence:
TTCTCTAATTGCAGGTCACTAGAAATGCACTCCCTCGGCAGGGGGCGGATTCTGCATACTCGAGAATGGCGAAAAGGTTTTTTGTGACTCTAACACCCCGGTAAGTGAGAAGATGGCATTATCCCTGGTGGCCACAGGCTAACAAGAATACAGTGCACCAAAAAGGGAAATGATTGCGCTCATTTTAGCAACGCTGAGAGGTGCACTTGATCGGACTGTGCCCGTGGCCGGAATTTACATGGCTCTCGGTGGGATATGGCGGGCAGTACAGATGTGTGATGATAGCTACTGGCTCTAAAAGCACTTTTATTTCGTTAATATCTCCGCGGTTGGAATATTGGACTACAGAGTTTGCTGTCGCTTAGCGAGAGATATGGATTAGCTGCCAATACAGCAATAAAGCACCATACGACGTCGAAAGTGAACCATGTAAGGCAAAACAAGTGATGAAAATTTTAGTCTATCTGCTCTAACGGACTGCGGCCTCACCATATATACACCCCTACGCCACTCGGGTGATCATGTCGTCTCTTGCTGGACCCGTGCCAATCCAACCAATTTTAACCTGGGCCAATTAGTCTCACGCTAACGCATTTCAAGTTAGATGGCAATAAACTTACTCCGACAAAGGTCTCAATGAATTCAACGTATTCACGTGCCTGCTTAGGAAGATCGTACTGCGGGTTTGTTAGTCTTGGTCTACAAACGTGGGCGGACAAGCCAAAAGGCAGCACAAGCGAAAGATACAAGATGCAGCTGCAATTCTTGTCGAGTCCTGCGCTTCACAGGTGCAAGCTTCGTGGCTTTAGAGGGGGTTGGCTTACATATGTCTTGGCATGAGTGGTAGGCTTTTGCCAGCCTTCGAATTCCTTGTAAACCACCTCGCATTTTTCGAGGTAGCCTAGGTCGGCAGGGAAGTAGTCAATCTCCTCGCCCTCGGGCGACTTGTACGCGACGGCGACTTTAATAACAGGGAAAGTGTCAAGCACGTCTAGCTTGGTCAAGTTAAGGAGAGTGTAGTAGTTGATGGCTGTCGAGTACttgaggacgacgaggtCGAGCCAGCCGCATCGGCGCTTTCGTCCAGTGCTTACACCCCATTCACGGCCTGTGATGGGACAAGTTGGTAAGTTGATGGTATACTTTAGGCGAGAATATGTTGAGTATGCTTACCGATTTCTTGCAGTTTTGTGCCCGCTTCTCCGAGATCCTCAGTCTTGAACGGTCCGCCACCAACTCGAGTGGTCTGCGTGACGATGAGCTTATACTCACTACTTTTGAGAAGAACGCACTTACATAGGCTTTCACAACACCAATAACGTTGCTTGATAGTGTCCCATATTAGTCGCAGTCACAAGGAAGGCCCTAAACGTATCTTAAGCAGTTACTCACTCGATTTTGGTGGGATTGAGGGTAAGACCAGTAATAACGCCACCAAGGCCGGTGTTCGAGCTCGTCACATATGGGTATGTGCCGTAGTCACTATTGGTCTGTTAGGAAACTCCATTTTCTGGTCTTGACAACATGTACGTACATGTCCAAGAGCAAAGCGTTGGCACCCTCCACCGAGAACTTTTCGTTATTGTCCTGGGCAGCTTTCATGAATGCCACAGCATCGACGACGTAAGGCGCAAGCGTGGTACGGTACTCCTTAAAGCGGGCGATTTCCTCCTCAACGTCGTACTCCAGCAAATCTCCAAAGCGCTTCTTGTACCCGTCGGCAAGCAGACGGAGCTTTCGTTCGAAATTCGGCTCGTCAAAGATTTCGTGAACGCGAACACCGCTGCGGGCAGCCTTGCAGCTGTAGGATGGTCCAATGCCCTTGCCCGTGCTTCCAATTTTGTGCTTTCCAAGCTGCGTGTCGTTTAGTATCGTCGGCTAAACCATTGGTGTTTCTCATCGTGTCTTGAGGAATAGCTTACCTCGACTTCTTCGAGGCCGTCTACTTTGGCATGAAGATCAAAGCTGACCTGGCAGCGATCCGACACAAGGATTCGATCCTTGGTATCCAAGCCCTTCTTGTGTAGATCGTCGAGCTCGCTGAAGAAACTGGGGACGTGAAAGACGACGCCCGAGCCAATCAGGTTGACACAGTTGGGGTTGACCAGGCCGGACGGCAGCAAGTGAAAGCTGGAAATGTCGACATTAGAATCCGAATCTGCGACAAGCGTAGTGCAATGACGTGGAAAGATATAGCTGCGTCTTAGGATAAGCTTTACCTGTAGGAAACGCCGTTTTCGCTACCATTGGTCATTACAACGTTAGTATTTCTTCATGATtcggttcaatgttggtcgGGGGGAGATGAAGACATACGCAACGATCGAGTGGCCTGCATTTCTTCCGCCCTTTGTATATTCTCAGTACAATTCCTCTTCAATCATCAATTTAGAGACCTACAGCTGCTCTGGCGCAAAGCTTCACTTTGGAGCACAAGATGTCGGTTAATTTTCCCTTACCCTCGTCTCCTAAGTaacatcaatcaatcagtaTAAGGCGATTGGCTTGTACGAAATATCGCGCAGACGGAGCTGACTGCCGCATGCGTCGCATGGATGACAGCACCGCCAAGGCGGGAAAACAGCATACCCCATTGGGCTCCAAGGACAATCGTGGCCATGATGTAAAATGACGGCGTGTGACCGGCGGCGATTCGTTTGACGTGAATCGGCGTGTGACCGGCGGCGATTCGTTTGACGTGAATCGGCGTGTCGATGCtaggcgaggcgaggcgaggcgagcAAGAACAAAGATGTTCGACTGAAGAGTCACCGGGAAGAGCAGCGCGAAAAACTTCAAAATCAGCCCCGCGAAAGCCACATGCAGCGAACCGATCTCGCAGACTGgaggggtcaactggttggagGGGCAGAAGAATAGTGGGGGCGCATTTTGCTCTGATTACATGCATCAAATGAGTGGGGTCCCATCTGGTCTGTGtaagacatggacatggaaacCAGTCTGGAtgttccttccttctttggtctttgacaacattgaacacagCAAAACTTCAACATTCCATGGTCAATGCTTTATACAAAGATATTCACGCCTTCATCTACGAATCAAGTAACGCATCCAGCAGACTATTAATTGGCCTGAGTTTCCATCAAAAACGGGTGCACAAAACACCCTTCTACAGTGGGGAGTCATGAGTATGTAACCTAGCAAAGTTATCCCACATCGCAGCATATACTACAATATATTAAGttgtgttagtgtatactttgatgtgggcaaatactttttaccacagacttTATGCAATAGACATATGCTCAAGATTGTACTTCGATAAAAGCCACGCGGCAAGGTTCAAAGCACTGCTGCTCTGACTCATCCAtaatcaccaccacacccaTTGGATGTCTAGTCTTACAGTCTATGGTCAAAGGTATATtggacatatccaagtatacactaacacagctcaatataCCCaagcacacaacgcgatatgcgatacaTTTCCTCATTTAAATACTTTGAAACCCCCACTGTGTGTATCAATGTCTTACAGAAGCAATCAACCAGCCGAGCAAACTACGTGGTTCAACGCCCGCACTTGTGTTTTTTCACGTCTGCGCAGCCTTTCAAAGAGGTAGAAGCCTTCCTCTAAAGGCTACAAGCGTCTCATTCTAGCATACACTCACCCACAGAGAGAACCCTATCCCATTTGTTGCTTGGTTCCAAAATTAAAGCGCTTGATGCTCTTCCACCCTAGCCCCTGCCACAAAGGATGCCATTCCCGCCAAATAGCATAACGAGAAACAAGTGGCCGATGAGACTGCACATGAAAAACgaaagatgatgaaaatTAAAAATACCGCTATTTTGCTAGAAAAGTCTATCCGAGGGCTACCTAgagctctttcttccctTGGTGGACTTGCTCGCCCGACTTATACTGCATTCTCGCGTACGTGCAGTCGTAACAACGAGGTCTCATCTTCGTGGAATCAGAAAGTAATTTCTGCTTTGGACTATATACATGTTCCAGTGATTTTTGACGACTTTTTTTCCATGAATTTTATGGTGCGACTCTAGGTCGTGGCCCAAGGCGGATGAGTGATAGCTTGAGGCATCCTCACCCTAATCATACACCACAGAACCTTAAGCCCCCAATACGCGGTGTAAAACTTAAGAATAAAATTTTTATTCTACTTTGTTAAACgtgtcttcttttcttcaaaatcatcTCGAAATTTTCCTGGGGCACTCACTCTTCGTTCTCATGATCCCAAATATCACCCAACGCCGCAGATGGACGAGGCAGGGGACCACGGTCCCTCGGCGGAACAAACGGACCACACCGACAATACGCAAACAGAAAGCCCCAGTTCCTGGCAATCATTTCCAGCAGAACTTCGTCTCAAGATCCTGGGGTTGATCTCGGCCGAAAGGTACCGCGGGTGGAGTGCCCACGCGGCCGTGTGCAAAGAATGGCAGGCATTCATAGAAGCAAAAAACTTCCGTCACATAACCCTACAGTCCTTATGCCTCCAGGATCTCCCCCATATGATTCACAATCGGACGCACCTCGTTGAAAAAATCTGGCTAAATGTCCATCTTCGCCGATACAGCTGTCGCTGTTGCCAGGATGAGGATCGCACCtttccagtctggtcatcAGAGGCCATGGGTTCGGAGAACAGTCTTTTAATTAACAGGGATATCCTCAGACTCTTTCGGGCCCTCAGCACTTGGACTAACACTAGCAAGCTGACGTTGGAGCTGAGCGCCTGTTCTCCCAGCGACCTGGATGCGTTTGTCCAATACCCAAGGTATCGTGACTATCAGGAAATGCCGCCGTCCTACCGCGAACCTGCAACGCCGTGGCATAGCCCATACCACTGCTGTGTATATCGCCGAATGGACATGGTTCCATGCTCGCTGGGTATTTTCCGAATATTCTCTGTCTACACGTTGCACAATGTTCACCTCATCCCACGCGTCCCAGCAGTGACGAAACTGGTGATACGTCGCCAGTTTCGACGCCAGATTTCGCCGCTGGCACTGCAGACCTTGTGGCAGAGACTTCCCTCATTGGAAAGTATCGTCTACGAGCCTTGGCGACCTGGCCATCGAGAATTGAAGATTGTTCGGGAAAAGAGTATGGTACTGTTTCAAAAACCTGTATTGCGTGTCTGCTAATTGTACGGTAGGGTTGATTTCTGCCCTTTCAGAGGAATTTCCCAGTCATATTCGGAAACTATCCATCTTTGAGAACGTCAATGACGGTCTGACGGCACAGCTGCAAGCAAGCAGAGAATTCATGGACCTAGCACGATTCAACCCAGACGCAGACACAAGTTTGGTTGAGGCGTTTGCCTCACGGAGCTGCGATCTTGAGCATATGTCTATTGCGTACATGATTGATGCGAAGGCGTTCTTCTCGTCCTGTCTGCCGTCTTATACGTGGCCTAATCTGCGCACGCTGGCACTAACAGCAGCGATTCTGACGCAGGAAGATGCTAAGGACCAGATCTATGAGTTACTACGTGACGCGAGTGTCGTCGCGCTGCGTATGCCCCAGCTGGCACACATGGTACTTTGGCATGGTGTTAAGGGGGCAGCGAGTGCGGTCATCTAtcacaagaagaagcaatggaAGCAAGCTTCACTGACATGGCGCAGTACTTGGGACCTTCACCTCAATGACACCATTGTGAGCTCCTGGCAAGAGGTTACCCCTGATTACTGCCAACTTCAGATAAAGAAAGAACTAGTCCAAGGCACTATCAAGTCGTGCGGCGATGCCATTCACAAGCTGGGTTTATCCCATGGGATTATCCATCCCGCGTCACTGCGGGAAATGCGTCATGAGGGCCATATGGGATTCAAGATTTGATAAACGGCTTGCGCTTGGGCATTCTTGCTGGTGAGCGTTTGCGAGGCTATGCAGCATCGGCTTTTTCCGCCCGTGGAGGACTTCAGATATAGTGTATGGGCTATTGCGTAGATGGGTTTGGCTGCGCATTATTAACACTCCTTTGATTGCTTTCATTTGTATAGAAGAAATGTGGCTATTTGCAGTTGTATCTCTTTAACTCTTGTTGTGACGTCAAGTGAAATGTCTCCAAGAACGGTATCACAGACGGGGGTCAAGAATATTTAAATAGGGAAAGATATTGCCTTTCGCGTTGCGTGCTGAGGCATATGgctgtattagtgtatacttgaatatgttcaaatacctttgactACAGACTGTAAGCGACCGATAAGTTGAATCCTGTTAGCGGGTGGCTTTCACCCACAGGGAATATTGACCTCGGCGTAGCTTCATATTGAGCCTAATCACCATTGCGTTCGGCTCAGGACTCATTTCAAACATAGTTTCTGAATAATATCCGGGCAACGTTTCAAGAGAACTTAGAACTGCCTTGTGTCATTCTGTCTGTGATATCTACTGAAAATAAGTACAAATACGTAAATCTACGGTTAATGTTAACCGTAGTTCGAACCATAAGGAAAGTAATTTGGCTCATTCCAGCCCGTAAAGCTTTACACAATTTTTTGCACAAATCTGCAAAGTATCCACAAGATCATAACTCGAATCGCACCCAACTTCGACTTTCAAAGATTGAAACGACCAGCGTCCCCGATCCTAGTTGCTGATGCCATCACCTCTCAATTACCAGTATACTGGCACGTCACACTATTCGCATCCGATCGACAACTTGTTTTCTCCTGTCCATCCGCCTCTACTTCCACTATGACTGCCCCCTCTGGATTCCCCGGACCACTCTCACCATTGGCAGCAGTGTCAGTGAAGGTAAAGCTTCCAAAGTCGGCCAGTTCCTTCTGTTCAAAGTCTTCAAGCACCCATTCAGCATCTTGGAGAcagagctgctgctgcatgttACTATGTTGAGTTGAAACCGACTGTCCTGTGCTCAGGTTCTCGAGCGTGGAGTTGCCACTGGTTGGGGAATCCGCATGGACAGTCATTTTGACCTTGTCGCCGGGGCTTGCAGAGAAGGGCTCCGGGTATGCCGAAGGAGGCTCTGGATACCATTCGTACCAGTTTTCCATTCGGCCATCGCCGTACCAAGTCAGTCCGGTTTGCCAGATGGCACCACTCTGGCAGCTATATCCTGTAGAAACTCATGTCAGTATATCGATAAGGGTTTCTTGATTGCCGTGGCGGGAGATAAACTTCATCCCCCCGATCAGGAGCTAAGAATATCAGGCTTGGATGATCAACTCACCGTCAATGCCGACCCATATGGCAACAGCACGTTCGGGATCTTGGTCTTTAATTTCAGGAACGGTAAGCGTTCCAGTGACAAAGTTCCAACCTTGGCCCTCTTGCACAGCACCACCCCACGGTTTAGTGACCTCGCGGCGATGATGAGCTTGCTCGGGCTTGATAGGGCCGGCAAATACAGCACACGAAGCTGTCGCAATGAGTACAAGAATGGACTTCATGATTATTTTGAGCAAATGATGATATGTAGAGAGCGATATAAGTTATGAGAGATCTTCAGGTACAACTTGTCCTGTGTGGTTAACTTGCTGAACCTGAACTGCTTGAGCAGACACCTCGAGGTTTAAATAAATAAATGTCCTCGACCCCTAGTGGCTTTCATAATGTTTTAAAGCCGCAACGGACTTGATTCCGTCATAATATATCGATGAAAGCCGTTAATATCCACGCCAAAAGGACATGTCCGTTTGCCTTCAATCGGCGGCACCTCTGCCAAGATAGTACTTATCTACTCATACATAGCCGTCAAAGGAAACAATCAGAGAGGTGCCGGAAGTTAATGA
This window contains:
- a CDS encoding adenylosuccinate synthetase (similar to Aspergillus terreus NIH2624 XP_001214417.1), which produces MATIVLGAQWGDEGKGKLTDILCSKVKLCARAAGGRNAGHSIVAENGVSYSFHLLPSGLVNPNCVNLIGSGVVFHVPSFFSELDDLHKKGLDTKDRILVSDRCQVSFDLHAKVDGLEEVELGKHKIGSTGKGIGPSYSCKAARSGVRVHEIFDEPNFERKLRLLADGYKKRFGDLLEYDVEEEIARFKEYRTTLAPYVVDAVAFMKAAQDNNEKFSVEGANALLLDIDYGTYPYVTSSNTGLGGVITGLTLNPTKIDNVIGVVKAYTTRVGGGPFKTEDLGEAGTKLQEIGREWGVSTGRKRRCGWLDLVVLKYSTAINYYTLLNLTKLDVLDTFPVIKVAVAYKSPEGEEIDYFPADLGYLEKCEVVYKEFEGWQKPTTHAKTYYDLPKQAREYVEFIETFVGVKIGWIGTGPARDDMITRVA
- a CDS encoding proteinase aspergillopepsin II (similar to Cordyceps militaris CM01 XP_006670710.1), whose protein sequence is MKSILVLIATASCAVFAGPIKPEQAHHRREVTKPWGGAVQEGQGWNFVTGTLTVPEIKDQDPERAVAIWVGIDGYSCQSGAIWQTGLTWYGDGRMENWYEWYPEPPSAYPEPFSASPGDKVKMTVHADSPTSGNSTLENLSTGQSVSTQHSNMQQQLCLQDAEWVLEDFEQKELADFGSFTFTDTAANGESGPGNPEGAVIVEVEADGQEKTSCRSDANSVTCQYTGN